The Helicobacter mustelae genome has a segment encoding these proteins:
- a CDS encoding ABC transporter substrate-binding protein encodes MIKRCFYLLFVFGIAFAKQPAAESRYGGVLVFARGSDGSSMDPALVTDGESYVATGNIYDTLVQFKYGTTEIEPGLATSWDISKDGLVYTFHLRKGVYFHQTKYWDKKVELSAKDVIFSFERQMNRAKRYYSPGSKSYKYWEGMGMSHIIKSMEALDDHTIRITLSEPESPFLASLGMDFLSILSKDYADHLAQINKKDELAKRPIGTGPFKFFLWNKDEKIILVKNQDYWGPKAYLDKVVIRTIPNASTRALALRTGEVMLMTGPNLNEVAQLEKLPNIVVDKSPGLIAHWLSLNTQKKYFNNHLVRLAINHAINVDDYNKVIYEGYAQKMVNPFPPTIWGYNYDIHPYEYDLKKAKELLKQAGYPNGFKTTVFTTSNRNPKGAVFLQASLAKIGIDVKIEVYEWGAYLKRVGMGEHEMAFSGWMADIADPDNFLYVLWSKQAASALPTQNHSFYESDAFSNLLLKAKRISNQKEREVLYKKAQEIIHKDIPYVPLAYPYSVVPHLSKVKGYKTTGVSVNRFFQVYLEK; translated from the coding sequence ATGATAAAAAGATGCTTTTATTTGCTTTTTGTTTTTGGTATTGCTTTTGCAAAACAGCCTGCAGCAGAAAGTCGTTATGGGGGTGTTTTGGTCTTTGCAAGAGGCTCAGATGGTTCTAGCATGGATCCTGCTTTGGTTACTGATGGCGAGAGTTATGTAGCAACTGGCAATATTTATGATACGCTTGTGCAATTCAAATACGGCACAACAGAAATTGAGCCAGGTTTGGCCACCAGTTGGGATATTTCCAAAGATGGTCTTGTGTATACCTTTCATCTACGCAAGGGAGTGTATTTCCACCAAACGAAGTATTGGGACAAAAAGGTGGAGCTTAGTGCCAAGGATGTGATATTTTCTTTTGAGCGTCAGATGAATCGCGCCAAACGCTACTATAGCCCGGGTTCTAAAAGCTATAAGTATTGGGAAGGCATGGGAATGTCTCATATCATCAAGAGCATGGAAGCTTTGGATGACCATACGATCCGCATTACACTTAGCGAGCCAGAATCCCCTTTCTTGGCTAGTTTAGGTATGGATTTTTTGAGCATCCTTAGCAAGGATTATGCAGATCACTTAGCGCAAATCAATAAAAAAGATGAACTAGCCAAAAGGCCTATTGGGACGGGACCTTTTAAGTTTTTTCTATGGAATAAAGATGAAAAAATCATTTTGGTGAAAAACCAAGATTATTGGGGGCCTAAGGCTTATTTGGATAAGGTGGTGATTCGCACCATTCCCAATGCCTCTACTCGTGCTTTGGCATTGCGCACCGGCGAAGTCATGCTGATGACTGGTCCCAATCTCAATGAAGTAGCCCAACTAGAAAAACTTCCCAATATTGTGGTGGATAAAAGTCCTGGTTTGATTGCACATTGGCTTTCGCTAAATACGCAAAAAAAGTATTTTAATAATCATTTAGTGCGCTTGGCTATCAATCATGCCATCAATGTGGATGATTACAATAAGGTGATTTATGAAGGCTATGCCCAAAAGATGGTCAATCCTTTCCCGCCCACCATATGGGGTTATAACTATGACATTCATCCCTATGAATACGATTTGAAAAAGGCCAAGGAGTTGCTAAAACAGGCAGGCTATCCCAATGGCTTTAAAACCACTGTTTTTACCACTTCCAACCGAAATCCAAAGGGTGCGGTATTTTTGCAGGCAAGCCTGGCAAAAATCGGCATTGATGTGAAGATTGAAGTATATGAATGGGGGGCTTATTTGAAAAGAGTAGGCATGGGGGAGCATGAAATGGCATTTTCAGGCTGGATGGCAGATATTGCTGACCCTGATAATTTCTTGTATGTTTTGTGGAGCAAGCAAGCAGCTTCAGCCCTGCCCACCCAAAACCATTCTTTTTATGAGAGCGATGCGTTTTCCAATCTCCTTTTAAAGGCCAAGCGCATTTCTAACCAAAAAGAACGAGAGGTTCTCTATAAAAAGGCTCAAGAAATTATTCACAAAGACATTCCCTATGTTCCCTTAGCCTATCCCTATTCCGTGGTGCCACATCTCTCCAAAGTAAAGGGCTATAAGACCACGGGGGTGAGTGTGAATCGGTTTTTTCAGGTATATTTAGAAAAGTAA
- a CDS encoding ABC transporter permease: MSKNLTGFLIFKYLRFDRTQPFISITAILAFLGVGIGVMVLLVAMAIMNGMSKEFEKKLFVMNYPLSLFATSSKGIDESVLIALEKRFPHLLFSPYLQMQVVARKNYEMSAGVIFGVDMQREARINEIFAKAYDAKNLQGNFPIIVGKGLYEKFLLRQGDKLTLFFTKLEPTGLVFSPVMKRFDVSGVFESGLRAYDVGYLYTSLNTLAKIRNIPPNHYDGIHIYSTHPMQDLESVRQALKEIPHFGIGVEGWWQQNGNFFAAMALEKRSLFIVLMLIVLMASLNIISSLLMVIMNRRKEIALLLSMGASKKEIQKVFFWLGNTIGFGGIFLGIVLAFVAMYLLATFPIISLPADVYGMTKLPLDLSWMDFLGTLVGSVFIVCLSSYYPALRASKIDALQVLRNE; encoded by the coding sequence ATGTCTAAAAACCTCACTGGATTTCTCATCTTCAAATATTTGCGCTTTGATCGCACACAACCCTTTATTAGCATCACTGCCATCCTAGCATTTTTGGGTGTGGGCATAGGGGTGATGGTTTTGCTTGTGGCAATGGCCATTATGAATGGCATGAGCAAGGAATTTGAAAAAAAACTCTTTGTGATGAATTATCCCTTGAGTTTGTTTGCTACTTCTAGCAAGGGCATTGATGAGAGTGTGTTGATTGCCCTAGAAAAACGCTTCCCCCATCTTCTCTTTAGTCCTTACTTGCAAATGCAGGTCGTTGCAAGGAAAAATTACGAAATGTCTGCAGGTGTGATTTTTGGGGTAGATATGCAGAGAGAGGCTAGGATTAATGAAATCTTTGCCAAGGCCTATGATGCAAAAAACCTGCAGGGAAATTTTCCCATCATTGTCGGGAAGGGACTCTATGAGAAGTTTCTATTGCGTCAGGGCGATAAATTGACTTTATTTTTTACTAAGCTTGAGCCCACGGGATTGGTTTTTTCTCCCGTGATGAAGCGCTTTGATGTCTCTGGGGTTTTTGAGTCTGGATTGCGTGCTTATGATGTGGGCTATCTTTATACTAGCTTAAATACCCTTGCAAAAATTCGCAATATTCCGCCCAATCATTATGATGGGATTCACATCTATTCTACCCATCCCATGCAGGATCTAGAATCCGTGCGCCAAGCCCTCAAAGAGATTCCTCACTTTGGTATTGGGGTGGAGGGTTGGTGGCAGCAAAATGGGAATTTTTTTGCGGCTATGGCATTGGAAAAGCGCTCGTTATTTATTGTATTGATGCTTATCGTGCTCATGGCTTCTTTGAATATTATTAGCTCGCTTTTGATGGTCATTATGAATCGTAGGAAGGAAATTGCGCTGCTATTAAGCATGGGGGCGAGCAAAAAGGAAATACAAAAGGTATTTTTTTGGCTAGGGAATACCATAGGCTTTGGCGGGATTTTTTTGGGCATAGTGCTGGCTTTTGTGGCGATGTATCTGCTAGCGACCTTTCCTATCATTTCGTTGCCTGCAGATGTGTATGGGATGACAAAGCTTCCGCTAGATTTATCATGGATGGATTTTTTGGGCACATTGGTGGGGTCTGTATTCATCGTATGCCTCTCTTCTTATTATCCCGCATTGCGTGCGAGTAAGATTGATGCATTACAGGTTTTGCGCAATGAATAA
- the secA gene encoding preprotein translocase subunit SecA encodes MLRLLGKVMGTRNARMIKKYQRKVKEISALEPSLEALSDEDLRGRFDGLKTRVREGESLDAVLVESFAITREASKRVLGMRHFDVQLIGGMVLHEGKIAEMKTGEGKTLVATLPVVLNALTGKGIHVITVNDYLANRDAGIMGPLYNFLGFEVGVITGDVKEDSHRLEAYSKDIVYGTNNEFGFDYLRDNMKYNLEQKVQKNHYFAIVDEVDSILIDEARTPLIISGPVNRQMENYQRADEVAKKLENHKDFQIDEKSRVILLTEEGIKHAEKLFGVDNLYSLENATFSHHLDQALKANYLFLRDKDYVVAEGEVVIVDEFTGRLSEGRRFSEGLHQALEAKEQVKIKEESQTLADITFQNYFRLYEKLAGMTGTAQTEATEFLQIYHLEVVSIPTNVPIQRKDLDDLIYKSEKEKFDAVIAKVEELHAKGQPVLVGTASIEKSEVLHALLQKKRIPHTVLNAKQHAREAEIIKDAGLKGAVTIATNMAGRGVDIKINEEVRAMGGLYIIGTERHESRRIDNQLRGRSGRQGDPGTSQFYLSLEDSLLRIFGSDKIKGIMEKLGLKDGEHIQSSLVTHSVEKAQKKVEGLHFESRKHLLEYDDVANEQRKTVYKFRNELLDPDYNITQRIQENRVQVLQSLIARLGFISGDRANFDIEALVKTIQENFGIELEEQIFQGQEYDALLEILIQKMSQNYEEKMNVLSAEQRNEIERIIYLQVLDSSWREHLYTMDNLKTGIGLRGYNQKDPLVEYKKESYNLFLELIEAIKSEAIKTLHVIQFRQEEVHTKAQGILEELADTQSFQNNTELGAPKIARNEACPCGSGKKYKHCHGKSGPKKGLLAKNV; translated from the coding sequence ATGTTGAGATTGTTGGGGAAGGTGATGGGGACAAGAAATGCCCGCATGATTAAGAAATATCAAAGAAAAGTAAAAGAAATTTCTGCGTTAGAGCCAAGCTTGGAAGCTTTGAGTGATGAGGATTTGAGGGGGAGATTTGATGGACTAAAGACACGCGTAAGAGAGGGCGAGTCTTTGGATGCTGTATTGGTGGAGAGTTTTGCAATCACCCGTGAAGCCAGCAAAAGAGTGCTTGGAATGCGGCATTTTGATGTGCAGCTTATTGGGGGGATGGTGCTGCATGAGGGCAAGATCGCAGAGATGAAAACAGGCGAGGGAAAAACACTGGTTGCCACGCTTCCTGTGGTATTGAATGCATTGACAGGAAAGGGGATCCATGTCATCACGGTGAATGATTATTTGGCAAATCGTGATGCAGGAATCATGGGACCGTTGTATAATTTTTTGGGCTTTGAAGTGGGCGTAATCACCGGGGATGTCAAAGAAGATTCCCATCGCCTTGAGGCTTATTCCAAAGACATTGTTTATGGCACAAATAATGAGTTTGGTTTTGATTATTTGCGGGATAACATGAAATATAATCTAGAGCAAAAGGTCCAGAAAAATCATTATTTTGCCATCGTTGATGAGGTGGATTCCATCCTCATTGATGAGGCGCGTACCCCCTTAATCATCTCTGGGCCCGTGAATCGTCAAATGGAAAATTATCAGCGCGCTGATGAGGTGGCAAAGAAACTAGAAAATCATAAGGATTTTCAAATCGATGAAAAAAGCCGCGTGATTTTGCTTACAGAAGAGGGGATAAAGCATGCAGAGAAGCTCTTTGGTGTGGATAATCTCTATAGCCTAGAAAATGCTACATTTTCCCATCATCTCGATCAGGCGCTCAAGGCCAATTATCTTTTTTTGCGAGACAAAGACTATGTTGTTGCAGAGGGGGAAGTAGTAATTGTTGATGAATTTACGGGGCGTTTGAGTGAGGGTAGGAGATTTTCTGAAGGCTTGCATCAAGCATTGGAAGCAAAAGAGCAGGTAAAGATCAAAGAAGAGAGCCAGACGCTTGCAGATATTACCTTCCAAAATTATTTCCGACTCTATGAGAAGCTTGCGGGGATGACGGGAACAGCACAAACAGAGGCTACAGAGTTTTTGCAAATCTATCATCTTGAGGTGGTGAGCATCCCTACCAATGTCCCCATACAGCGAAAGGATCTTGATGATTTGATCTACAAGAGTGAAAAAGAGAAATTTGATGCAGTGATTGCCAAGGTAGAGGAATTGCATGCCAAGGGGCAGCCCGTGCTTGTGGGTACAGCCAGCATTGAGAAAAGTGAAGTTTTGCATGCATTATTACAAAAAAAGAGAATCCCTCATACCGTGCTAAATGCTAAACAACACGCTAGAGAGGCAGAGATTATCAAGGATGCAGGACTCAAGGGTGCTGTAACCATTGCTACAAATATGGCAGGGCGTGGTGTGGATATCAAGATTAATGAAGAGGTTAGGGCAATGGGGGGGCTTTATATCATTGGGACAGAGCGTCATGAAAGCAGAAGAATTGATAATCAATTGCGCGGCAGAAGCGGGCGACAGGGCGATCCAGGGACAAGTCAGTTTTATTTGAGTTTGGAGGATTCCCTGCTAAGGATTTTTGGCAGTGATAAGATTAAGGGGATTATGGAAAAGCTTGGCCTCAAAGATGGGGAACATATCCAATCCAGCCTCGTCACGCATTCTGTAGAAAAGGCACAAAAAAAGGTGGAGGGCCTGCATTTTGAATCTCGTAAGCATTTATTGGAATATGATGATGTGGCCAATGAGCAGCGCAAGACTGTCTACAAATTCCGCAATGAGCTGTTAGATCCTGATTACAATATCACCCAGCGCATCCAAGAAAATCGAGTGCAGGTATTGCAATCTCTGATCGCTCGCCTGGGCTTTATCTCTGGAGATAGGGCAAATTTTGATATTGAAGCACTGGTAAAAACCATCCAAGAAAATTTTGGCATAGAACTAGAAGAGCAAATCTTTCAAGGCCAAGAATATGATGCACTGCTAGAAATATTAATCCAAAAAATGTCACAGAATTATGAAGAAAAAATGAATGTTCTATCTGCTGAGCAGCGCAATGAGATTGAGCGCATCATCTATCTGCAGGTCTTAGATAGTTCTTGGCGCGAGCATCTCTATACGATGGATAATCTTAAAACCGGCATTGGCTTGCGGGGATACAATCAAAAAGATCCTTTGGTGGAATATAAAAAAGAAAGCTATAACTTGTTTTTGGAGCTCATTGAGGCCATCAAATCTGAGGCCATCAAAACCCTGCATGTAATCCAATTCCGTCAAGAAGAAGTCCACACTAAGGCACAGGGAATTTTAGAAGAGCTTGCAGATACGCAGAGTTTCCAAAATAATACAGAATTGGGTGCTCCCAAAATTGCCCGAAATGAAGCCTGTCCTTGTGGAAGCGGCAAGAAATACAAGCATTGCCATGGTAAAAGCGGCCCCAAAAAAGGACTGCTTGCAAAAAATGTCTAA